A single region of the Nocardioides aquaticus genome encodes:
- a CDS encoding heavy metal translocating P-type ATPase, with amino-acid sequence MSSHSAHHEAHLSPNTTDPVCGMDVDPTTSGHTVRHDGESFFFCSAGCAATFEADPDRYSGPDRAPGQSPGGTAGPGPGGEVAEYTCPMHPEIRQDGAGSCPLCGMALEPVLVTAETGPNAELVDMTRRFWVSLALSIPVVILSMGRDLVPALRDLVDAQVSVWAQLVLATPVVLWAGAPFFVRGWASVRTRNLNMFTLIAMGTGVAWLFSIVATLAPGLFPEAFRMDGVVAVYFEAAAVITTLVLLGQVLELRAREQTSGAIKALLDLSPTTARRVGADGAEEEVGLDEVQIGDRLRVRPGEKVPVDGVVDEGRSAVDESLVTGESMPVTKTTGDPVIGGTVNQTGAVVMVAEKVGRDTMLARIVAMVADAQRSRAPIQRMADRVAAVFVPAVIAIALLAFVVWALVGPDPRLAHALVVAVAVLIIACPCALGLATPISVMVGVGRGAQMGVLIKNAESLERMEKVDTLVVDKTGTLTEGRPSVTRIVAATPARSAGGPPLADADLLRLAGTVERASEHPLGQAIVDAAHDRGITLGEVTDFDAPVGRGVVGVADGHTVALGSADFMSARDLDPTGLLVEADRLRGDGATVIFIGVDTAVAGIVAIADPVKATSADVVRALNAEGIEVVMLTGDNRVTAEAVARSLGIDRVEAEVMPDRKAEVVHRLRGEGRVVAMAGDGVNDAPALAAADVGLAMGTGTDVAIESAGVTLLNGDLGGIVRARQLSAATMSNIRQNLVFAFAYNVAGIPLAAGVLYPVFGVLLSPMIAAAAMALSSVSVISNALRLRTHRLD; translated from the coding sequence GTGTCCAGCCATTCAGCCCACCACGAGGCGCACCTGTCACCGAACACCACGGACCCGGTCTGCGGGATGGACGTCGACCCCACCACCAGCGGGCACACCGTCCGGCACGACGGCGAGTCGTTCTTCTTCTGCTCGGCGGGCTGCGCCGCGACGTTCGAGGCCGACCCAGACCGCTACTCCGGGCCCGACCGCGCCCCGGGACAGTCCCCGGGTGGCACCGCAGGGCCCGGGCCGGGGGGCGAGGTCGCGGAGTACACGTGCCCGATGCACCCCGAGATCCGGCAGGACGGTGCCGGCTCGTGCCCCCTCTGCGGGATGGCCCTGGAACCGGTCCTGGTGACCGCCGAGACGGGCCCGAACGCGGAGCTGGTCGACATGACGCGCCGGTTCTGGGTGAGCCTGGCCCTGTCGATCCCGGTCGTCATCCTCAGCATGGGCCGCGACCTCGTCCCGGCCCTGCGCGACCTCGTCGACGCCCAGGTCTCGGTCTGGGCGCAGCTGGTCCTGGCGACGCCGGTCGTGCTCTGGGCCGGGGCGCCGTTCTTCGTCCGCGGCTGGGCCTCGGTCCGGACCCGGAACCTGAACATGTTCACGCTGATCGCGATGGGCACCGGCGTCGCCTGGCTCTTCAGCATCGTCGCGACCCTCGCGCCCGGTCTGTTCCCGGAGGCGTTCCGGATGGACGGTGTCGTCGCGGTCTACTTCGAGGCCGCTGCGGTGATCACCACCCTCGTTCTGCTGGGCCAGGTCCTCGAGCTCCGCGCCCGCGAGCAGACCTCGGGGGCGATCAAGGCCCTGCTCGACCTCAGTCCGACGACAGCCCGACGCGTGGGAGCAGATGGCGCCGAGGAGGAGGTGGGCCTCGACGAGGTCCAGATCGGGGACCGGCTGCGGGTCCGCCCCGGCGAGAAGGTCCCCGTGGACGGCGTGGTCGACGAGGGCCGTTCGGCGGTGGACGAGTCCCTGGTGACGGGGGAGTCGATGCCGGTCACCAAGACCACCGGGGACCCGGTCATCGGCGGCACCGTCAACCAGACCGGGGCCGTGGTCATGGTCGCCGAGAAGGTCGGTCGCGACACCATGCTGGCCCGGATCGTGGCGATGGTCGCCGACGCGCAACGTTCCCGCGCGCCCATCCAGCGGATGGCCGACCGGGTCGCCGCCGTCTTCGTGCCCGCCGTGATCGCCATCGCCCTGCTCGCGTTCGTCGTGTGGGCGCTGGTGGGCCCCGACCCGCGACTGGCGCACGCCCTCGTCGTCGCGGTCGCGGTCCTGATCATCGCCTGCCCCTGTGCCCTCGGGCTGGCCACGCCGATCTCGGTCATGGTCGGCGTCGGACGCGGCGCGCAGATGGGTGTGCTGATCAAGAACGCCGAGTCGTTGGAACGGATGGAGAAGGTCGACACCCTCGTGGTCGACAAGACCGGCACCCTCACCGAGGGCAGGCCGTCGGTGACCCGGATCGTCGCGGCAACCCCCGCCCGGTCCGCAGGCGGACCACCTCTCGCGGACGCCGACCTCCTGCGGCTCGCTGGCACGGTCGAGCGGGCCTCCGAGCACCCCCTGGGGCAAGCCATCGTCGACGCAGCCCACGACCGAGGCATCACCCTCGGTGAGGTCACCGACTTCGACGCACCGGTCGGACGCGGTGTCGTCGGCGTGGCCGACGGGCACACGGTCGCCCTGGGGAGCGCCGACTTCATGAGCGCCCGGGACCTCGACCCCACCGGCCTGCTCGTCGAGGCGGACCGGCTCCGTGGTGACGGGGCGACGGTCATCTTCATCGGCGTCGACACCGCTGTGGCCGGCATCGTCGCCATCGCCGACCCCGTCAAGGCGACCAGCGCCGACGTCGTCAGGGCCCTGAACGCGGAGGGCATCGAGGTCGTGATGCTCACCGGCGACAACCGGGTCACCGCCGAGGCCGTCGCCCGCTCCCTGGGCATCGACCGCGTCGAGGCCGAGGTCATGCCCGACCGCAAGGCAGAGGTCGTCCACCGTCTGCGCGGCGAGGGTCGCGTGGTGGCGATGGCCGGTGACGGTGTCAACGACGCCCCCGCGCTCGCCGCAGCCGATGTCGGGCTCGCGATGGGCACCGGCACCGACGTCGCCATCGAGTCCGCCGGGGTCACGTTGCTCAACGGTGACCTGGGCGGCATCGTCCGCGCCCGCCAGCTCTCGGCGGCGACGATGTCGAACATCCGCCAGAACCTGGTCTTCGCGTTCGCCTACAACGTCGCCGGGATCCCCCTCGCCGCCGGCGTCCTCTACCCGGTCTTCGGGGTCCTGCTCTCGCCGATGATCGCCGCCGCCGCCATGGCCCTGTCCTCGGTGAGCGTCATCAGCAACGCGCTGCGCCTGCGCACCCACCGCCTCGACTGA
- a CDS encoding VOC family protein → MLDHLGLQAADVDASLDFYLTVFAPMGFREAARFDTDQGPVVGIAAADGFPHFWLSPAPVGTRHEAHVAFAAPDRDAVDAVDAVHASAVAAGHEVLHAPRLWPEYHAGYYGTFLRDLDGNNVEAVHHTFGTAAGT, encoded by the coding sequence GTGCTGGATCATCTCGGTCTGCAGGCCGCCGACGTGGACGCGTCGCTCGACTTCTACCTCACCGTCTTCGCGCCGATGGGGTTCCGCGAGGCTGCACGCTTCGACACCGACCAGGGCCCGGTCGTCGGGATCGCCGCAGCTGACGGCTTCCCCCACTTCTGGCTCAGCCCAGCACCCGTAGGCACCCGCCACGAGGCGCACGTCGCCTTCGCGGCGCCCGACCGCGACGCCGTCGACGCCGTCGACGCCGTCCACGCGTCGGCGGTGGCCGCGGGGCACGAGGTGCTGCACGCCCCGCGCCTGTGGCCTGAGTACCACGCCGGCTACTACGGCACCTTCCTGCGCGACCTCGACGGCAACAACGTCGAGGCGGTGCACCACACCTTCGGGACTGCGGCAGGCACCTGA
- a CDS encoding saccharopine dehydrogenase family protein has product MADTSGTSGTRAYDLVLVGATGFTGGLTAEYLARSGPSGLRWALAGRNPEKLEAVRARLAGIDPALADLDLLPADVGDPASLADLARQARVVVTTVGPYRQYGEPLVAACAEAGTDYVDLTGEPEFVDRMYLAHHRTAEASGARIVHACGFDSVPHDLGVLYTVEQLKAAGPVSVRGVVRAGGTASGGTFHSAMDAISRPKQARDALAARRRLEPRDPDRSSRAVAGKPHRDTLLGYWLLPLPTIDPQVVARSGAALEAYGPRFRYSHYVGTKTLRYAAGGAAGLMALVAGAQVKPVRNLLLGRMKQGEGPDEARRERSWFTVDFVGEGDGRTIHTRVSGGDPGYGETAVMLAESALCLALDDNPSLAGCVTTAQAMGHNLTGRLQAAGITFEVVT; this is encoded by the coding sequence ATGGCTGACACCTCCGGGACATCCGGCACGCGCGCGTACGACCTGGTCCTCGTCGGGGCGACCGGCTTCACCGGCGGGCTGACCGCCGAGTACCTCGCCCGCAGCGGCCCCTCGGGACTGCGCTGGGCCCTGGCCGGCCGCAACCCCGAGAAGCTCGAGGCCGTCCGCGCCCGGCTGGCGGGGATCGACCCGGCGCTGGCCGACCTCGACCTGCTGCCCGCCGACGTCGGCGACCCGGCTTCGCTGGCCGACCTGGCCCGCCAGGCCCGGGTGGTCGTTACCACCGTCGGGCCCTACCGGCAGTACGGCGAGCCGCTGGTCGCCGCCTGCGCCGAGGCCGGCACCGACTACGTCGACCTGACCGGGGAACCGGAGTTCGTCGACCGGATGTACCTGGCCCACCACCGCACCGCCGAGGCCTCGGGCGCACGCATCGTGCACGCCTGCGGCTTCGACTCGGTGCCGCACGACCTCGGGGTGCTCTACACCGTCGAGCAGCTCAAGGCCGCAGGCCCGGTCAGCGTGCGCGGGGTGGTCCGCGCCGGGGGGACGGCCTCCGGCGGCACGTTCCACTCCGCGATGGACGCGATCTCCCGCCCCAAGCAGGCCCGCGACGCCCTCGCCGCCCGCCGCCGCCTCGAGCCGCGCGACCCCGACCGCTCCTCGCGCGCGGTCGCCGGCAAGCCGCACCGCGACACGCTGCTCGGCTACTGGCTGCTGCCGCTGCCCACGATCGACCCGCAGGTCGTCGCGCGGAGCGGGGCGGCGCTCGAGGCGTACGGCCCGAGGTTCCGTTACAGCCACTACGTCGGCACCAAGACGCTGCGCTACGCCGCCGGTGGGGCCGCCGGGCTGATGGCGCTGGTCGCCGGCGCCCAGGTCAAGCCCGTGCGCAACCTGCTCCTTGGTCGGATGAAGCAGGGCGAGGGGCCGGACGAGGCCCGCCGCGAGCGGTCGTGGTTCACCGTCGACTTCGTCGGCGAGGGCGACGGTCGCACCATCCACACGCGGGTCAGCGGCGGCGACCCCGGGTACGGCGAGACGGCCGTGATGCTCGCGGAGTCGGCGCTCTGCCTGGCCCTGGACGACAACCCGTCCCTCGCGGGCTGCGTGACGACAGCCCAGGCGATGGGGCACAACCTGACGGGGCGGCTGCAGGCCGCCGGGATCACCTTCGAGGTCGTGACCTGA
- a CDS encoding beta-propeller domain-containing protein, with the protein MQRPPRPVLLPVALLALAGSFAAGSALADPGPGPVAASAPGTSCEEVRDHYVDAALPLVGPRGWVRRSPALGGLLPVEELAARDATAVRSGATAPGTPGTTRSTASSTGTTVQEEDVDEPDSVKTDGGLLARTDEGDLVLADVSGATVRETARVPLNDLEEVGDPGSPPGLELDPAAAERAELLLVDDVLVVLAHDARSTHVVSLDVTDVTDPVVREHVVHDAALVSARQHGEVVRLVLARGLPALDFQVPGGGLGRASAQEANEALVRAAPVAAWLPTRSVDRSEPTPFLDCADVAVPTADLPLGATAVVATTADDLAGTGAEQAAGAVAVAGRLRLAYESGDHLFLATSDVREPLWPVGTSVRCLDRCGSMLDGVDGLARRPVPPGTTHVLGFTLRGTSTTPAGGTEVDGVLADRWSLDEHDGVLRLALEASTETADATSVVTLEPRGGALVEVGRLDGVGRQEDLTSVRWFDDLTVLVTFRQVDPLHTVDLGDPARPTEIGVLEVPGFSSYLHPLGPRRLVGIGAGPQGPQGGRGGWGAQAGLFDVTDPTDVRRLDVVGYGAGSRAGAASDPRQLTWLPHERTVLTVVERGRRSPTAWVSTLALGGGRMEARETLVDRGSDLDRVRLVPLPDDRVVLVTGDGARFFPSATNPAATNPAPTDRG; encoded by the coding sequence ATGCAGCGTCCGCCCCGGCCCGTCCTCCTGCCCGTCGCCCTGCTCGCCCTCGCCGGCTCCTTCGCGGCCGGGTCCGCGCTCGCCGACCCGGGGCCCGGGCCCGTCGCCGCGTCGGCACCGGGCACCTCCTGCGAGGAGGTGCGCGACCACTACGTCGACGCCGCTCTCCCCCTGGTGGGGCCGCGCGGGTGGGTGCGCCGGTCCCCCGCGCTCGGGGGCCTGCTCCCGGTCGAGGAGCTGGCAGCGCGGGACGCCACCGCCGTCCGGTCCGGCGCGACGGCGCCCGGTACGCCCGGCACGACCCGCTCGACGGCCAGCAGCACCGGCACCACCGTGCAGGAGGAGGACGTCGACGAGCCCGACTCGGTGAAGACCGACGGCGGGCTGCTGGCCCGCACCGACGAGGGCGACCTGGTCCTCGCCGACGTGTCGGGCGCCACGGTCCGCGAGACGGCCCGGGTGCCGCTGAACGACCTCGAGGAGGTCGGCGACCCCGGGTCCCCTCCCGGTCTCGAGCTGGACCCGGCCGCCGCCGAGCGGGCCGAGCTCCTCCTCGTCGACGACGTCCTCGTGGTCCTGGCGCACGACGCCCGCAGCACGCACGTCGTGTCCCTCGACGTCACCGACGTCACCGACCCGGTGGTCCGCGAGCACGTCGTCCACGACGCGGCGCTCGTCTCCGCGCGCCAGCACGGCGAGGTCGTCCGGCTCGTCCTCGCCCGCGGGCTGCCCGCGCTGGACTTCCAGGTGCCCGGCGGCGGCCTGGGCCGCGCCTCGGCGCAGGAGGCCAACGAGGCGCTCGTGCGCGCGGCGCCGGTCGCGGCGTGGCTGCCGACGCGCAGCGTGGACAGGTCCGAGCCGACACCGTTCCTGGACTGTGCCGACGTCGCGGTCCCCACCGCCGACCTCCCGCTCGGCGCCACCGCGGTCGTCGCGACGACGGCCGACGACCTGGCAGGGACCGGCGCGGAGCAGGCCGCCGGCGCGGTCGCCGTCGCGGGGCGGCTGCGCCTGGCGTACGAGTCCGGCGACCACCTGTTCCTGGCCACCAGCGACGTGCGGGAGCCCCTCTGGCCGGTGGGGACCTCGGTCCGCTGCCTCGACCGGTGCGGCTCGATGCTCGACGGCGTCGACGGGCTCGCGCGTCGGCCCGTCCCGCCGGGCACGACCCACGTCCTCGGGTTCACGCTCCGCGGCACGTCGACGACGCCGGCCGGCGGCACCGAGGTGGACGGCGTGCTGGCCGACCGGTGGTCCCTCGACGAGCACGACGGCGTCCTGCGCCTGGCCCTGGAGGCCAGCACCGAGACCGCCGACGCGACCTCGGTGGTCACCCTCGAGCCACGCGGGGGCGCGCTGGTCGAGGTGGGGCGGCTGGACGGCGTCGGCCGCCAGGAGGACCTGACCTCGGTGCGGTGGTTCGACGACCTCACGGTGCTGGTGACCTTCCGGCAGGTCGACCCGCTGCACACCGTCGACCTCGGTGACCCCGCCCGACCGACCGAGATCGGGGTGCTCGAGGTCCCCGGCTTCTCCTCCTACCTGCACCCGCTCGGTCCCCGGCGGCTGGTCGGGATCGGCGCGGGCCCCCAGGGCCCCCAGGGCGGTCGGGGCGGGTGGGGCGCGCAGGCCGGCCTCTTCGACGTCACCGACCCCACCGACGTGCGCCGCCTCGACGTCGTCGGGTACGGCGCGGGCAGCCGCGCCGGCGCCGCGAGCGACCCCCGCCAGCTCACCTGGCTGCCGCACGAGCGCACCGTGCTGACCGTGGTCGAGCGCGGCCGGCGCTCCCCCACCGCCTGGGTCTCCACCCTGGCCCTCGGCGGCGGCCGGATGGAGGCCAGGGAGACGCTCGTCGACCGCGGCTCCGACCTGGACCGGGTGCGGCTGGTGCCGCTGCCCGACGACCGGGTCGTGCTGGTCACCGGTGACGGCGCCCGGTTCTTCCCCTCGGCGACCAACCCCGCGGCGACCAACCCGGCACCGACCGACCGGGGGTAG
- a CDS encoding pyridoxamine 5'-phosphate oxidase family protein — protein sequence MSDFYTDAQRDLQRRHDSERLADRLEQAIVSDVVDLDQHGAFIAGRDFFFLSTVNGRGEPTVSYKGGDPGVLAVLDEHTLAFPDYDGNGMFLSLGNIAETAKVGLLLIDLETPHRLRVQGTASVVADDPLLARWPGARSVVRVRVDGVFVNCARYVHRHVRTDRSPYVPDTDGEAPYPSWKRLDVLADALPGPDQGRAEAEGGLIDLPEYAARLAAGDS from the coding sequence ATGAGCGACTTCTACACCGACGCCCAGCGCGACCTCCAACGTCGCCACGACAGCGAGCGGCTGGCCGACCGCCTCGAGCAGGCGATCGTCTCCGACGTGGTCGACCTGGACCAGCACGGCGCCTTCATCGCCGGCCGGGACTTCTTCTTCCTCTCCACCGTCAACGGCCGCGGCGAGCCGACGGTGTCCTACAAGGGCGGTGACCCCGGGGTGCTCGCGGTCCTCGACGAGCACACGCTGGCCTTCCCCGACTACGACGGCAACGGCATGTTCCTGTCCCTGGGCAACATCGCGGAGACGGCCAAGGTGGGCCTGCTCCTGATCGACCTGGAGACCCCGCACCGGCTCCGGGTCCAGGGCACCGCGTCGGTCGTCGCCGACGACCCGCTCCTGGCGCGGTGGCCCGGGGCGCGCTCGGTGGTCCGGGTGCGGGTCGACGGGGTCTTCGTCAACTGCGCCCGCTACGTCCACCGCCACGTCCGCACCGACCGCTCGCCGTACGTCCCGGACACCGACGGCGAGGCGCCGTACCCGTCCTGGAAGCGCCTGGACGTCCTCGCCGACGCGCTGCCGGGACCGGACCAGGGCCGGGCCGAGGCCGAGGGCGGGCTGATCGACCTGCCGGAGTACGCCGCCCGGTTGGCCGCCGGCGACTCCTGA
- a CDS encoding DUF2277 domain-containing protein yields MCRNIRPLHNFAPPATEDEVDAAALQYVRKVSGSAKPSQANQAAFDRAVAEVAHATRHLLDSLVTTAPPKDREVEAEKARARAAVRYAR; encoded by the coding sequence ATGTGCCGCAACATCCGCCCGCTCCACAACTTCGCCCCGCCGGCCACGGAGGACGAGGTGGACGCGGCGGCGCTGCAGTACGTGCGCAAGGTCAGCGGGTCCGCGAAGCCGTCGCAGGCCAACCAGGCCGCCTTCGACCGGGCGGTGGCCGAGGTCGCCCACGCCACCCGTCACCTGCTGGACTCCCTGGTGACCACCGCGCCCCCCAAGGACCGCGAGGTGGAGGCCGAGAAGGCGCGCGCCCGGGCGGCCGTGCGCTACGCCCGATGA
- a CDS encoding Sir2 family NAD-dependent protein deacetylase, giving the protein MTVRTPGAATAPTEARRSGDPADVVRALDLLAGRRLVVLSGAGLSTDSGIPDYRGPGAPARTPMTYQELVSGPAAQQRYWARSHLGWGRMRSAEPNAGHRALAALDPDLLITQNVDGLHERAGSRRVVALHGRISEVVCLGCRETTPRAALHARMDALNPGWAQAQGEAETRPDGDVDLDDTAGFVVPACATCGGVLKPDVVFFGENVPAPRVQRCFDAVDALGDEGALLVVGSSLTVMSGLRFVRRAAKAGTPVVIANRGVTRGDDLATYAVDVGCTEFLTALL; this is encoded by the coding sequence ATGACGGTACGCACCCCCGGCGCGGCCACCGCGCCGACCGAGGCCCGACGCAGCGGCGACCCCGCCGACGTCGTCCGCGCGCTCGACCTGCTGGCGGGGCGGCGCCTGGTCGTGCTCTCCGGGGCGGGGCTGTCGACCGACTCGGGCATCCCGGACTACCGCGGCCCCGGCGCCCCGGCGCGGACCCCGATGACGTACCAGGAGCTGGTCTCCGGGCCGGCTGCCCAGCAGCGCTACTGGGCCCGCAGCCACCTCGGCTGGGGCCGGATGCGCAGCGCCGAGCCCAACGCGGGCCACCGGGCGCTGGCCGCGCTCGACCCCGACCTGCTGATCACCCAGAACGTCGACGGCCTGCACGAGCGCGCCGGCTCGCGCCGCGTGGTCGCCCTGCACGGCCGGATCTCCGAGGTGGTCTGCCTGGGCTGCCGCGAGACCACGCCCCGCGCCGCACTGCACGCGCGGATGGACGCGCTGAACCCCGGCTGGGCGCAGGCTCAGGGGGAGGCCGAGACGCGGCCCGACGGTGACGTCGACCTGGACGACACCGCGGGCTTCGTGGTGCCGGCCTGCGCCACCTGCGGCGGCGTGCTCAAGCCGGACGTCGTGTTCTTCGGCGAGAACGTCCCGGCGCCCCGGGTGCAGCGCTGCTTCGACGCCGTCGACGCGCTCGGCGACGAGGGCGCCCTGCTGGTCGTCGGCTCCAGCCTGACCGTGATGAGCGGGCTGCGGTTCGTGCGGCGCGCGGCGAAGGCCGGGACGCCGGTGGTCATCGCCAACCGCGGCGTCACCCGCGGCGACGACCTGGCGACGTACGCCGTGGACGTGGGCTGCACGGAGTTCCTGACCGCGCTGCTCTGA
- a CDS encoding MDR family MFS transporter, producing MKRDDVTQLADPPSSGSSAPEAPVVAAKAMTHREVLEALSGLLLAMFVAMVSSTVVTNALPRIVADLEGTQTGYTWVVVATLLTMTATTPLWGKLADLYDKKILVQSALVIFTIGSLIAAFAPSMEVLIGARAVQGLGVGGLTALVQVVIASMVSPRERGRYSGYIGAVFALATVSGPLIGGVIVDSPLGWRGCFFVPIPIAALALVVLQRRLHLPRVTRQVSIDWLGAMLIVGGVSILLVWVSLAGQQYDWVSATSGLLVAVGVLVIAAAIYVEGRVATEPVIPLRLFRDRTTVLATIASAMIGVAMFGSTVYLSQYFQLARGMSPTEAGLMSIAMVGGLLVTSIVTGRVISSTGFWKRYLVGGALLTTVGFALLATIDDTTSLWVVGGFMALIGLGIGATMQNLVLAVQNNTAQADMGAASATVAFFRSMGGAVGVSALGALLNHQVSDKLTEGLARLGIDAAGQGDGSIPDITTLPAPVRDLYQQAFGEATGHLFLVAVPFAAIALLCILAIKEVPLRTTVDRDDEPVATPVSAQDEAVEAVAPAGTTSEEPARPTHAARYVPEEPDARRAAPVGHHRSATGEDDPR from the coding sequence GTGAAGCGAGACGACGTGACCCAGCTGGCCGACCCACCCTCCTCCGGATCGTCGGCGCCCGAGGCGCCGGTCGTCGCGGCGAAGGCGATGACCCACCGCGAGGTGCTCGAGGCGCTCAGCGGCCTGCTGCTCGCGATGTTCGTGGCGATGGTGTCCAGCACCGTGGTCACCAACGCCCTCCCACGGATCGTGGCCGACCTCGAGGGCACCCAGACCGGCTACACCTGGGTCGTCGTGGCCACGCTGCTCACGATGACCGCCACCACCCCGCTGTGGGGCAAGCTCGCGGACCTCTACGACAAGAAGATCCTGGTCCAGTCGGCCCTGGTCATCTTCACGATCGGGTCCCTGATCGCTGCCTTCGCGCCCTCGATGGAGGTCCTCATCGGGGCCCGCGCGGTCCAGGGCCTCGGCGTCGGCGGCCTGACCGCGCTGGTCCAGGTCGTCATCGCCTCCATGGTCAGCCCCCGCGAGCGCGGTCGCTACTCCGGCTACATCGGGGCCGTCTTCGCGCTGGCCACCGTCTCCGGCCCCCTCATCGGCGGCGTGATCGTCGACAGCCCGCTCGGCTGGCGCGGCTGCTTCTTCGTCCCGATCCCGATCGCCGCCCTGGCCCTCGTCGTCCTCCAGCGCCGGCTGCACCTGCCCCGCGTCACCCGCCAGGTCTCCATCGACTGGCTCGGCGCGATGCTCATCGTCGGCGGCGTCAGCATCCTGCTCGTCTGGGTCTCCCTGGCCGGCCAGCAGTACGACTGGGTCTCCGCCACCAGTGGCCTCCTCGTCGCCGTCGGGGTGCTCGTCATCGCCGCCGCGATCTACGTCGAGGGCCGCGTGGCCACCGAGCCGGTCATCCCGCTGCGCCTGTTCCGCGACCGCACCACGGTCCTGGCCACCATCGCCTCGGCGATGATCGGCGTCGCGATGTTCGGCTCCACGGTCTACCTCTCGCAGTACTTCCAGCTGGCCCGCGGGATGAGCCCGACCGAGGCCGGCCTGATGTCGATCGCCATGGTCGGCGGCCTCCTCGTCACCAGCATCGTCACCGGACGGGTCATCTCCTCCACCGGCTTCTGGAAGCGCTACCTGGTCGGCGGCGCCCTGCTGACCACCGTCGGCTTCGCCCTGCTCGCCACCATCGACGACACCACCTCGCTGTGGGTGGTCGGCGGCTTCATGGCCCTGATCGGCCTCGGCATCGGCGCCACCATGCAGAACCTCGTCCTGGCCGTGCAGAACAACACCGCCCAGGCCGACATGGGCGCGGCCAGCGCCACCGTCGCCTTCTTCCGCTCGATGGGCGGCGCGGTCGGCGTCTCCGCGCTCGGCGCGCTGCTCAACCACCAGGTCAGCGACAAGCTGACCGAGGGCCTGGCCCGGCTCGGCATCGACGCCGCCGGCCAGGGCGACGGCTCGATCCCCGACATCACGACGCTCCCGGCCCCGGTGCGCGACCTCTACCAGCAGGCGTTCGGCGAGGCCACCGGACACCTGTTCCTGGTCGCGGTGCCGTTCGCCGCGATCGCGCTGCTGTGCATCCTGGCCATCAAGGAGGTGCCGCTGCGCACCACCGTGGACCGGGACGACGAGCCCGTCGCCACCCCGGTCAGCGCCCAGGACGAGGCCGTGGAGGCCGTCGCGCCCGCCGGCACCACGTCGGAGGAGCCCGCGCGTCCCACCCACGCCGCGCGGTACGTCCCCGAGGAGCCCGACGCCCGCCGCGCCGCCCCCGTGGGCCACCACCGCTCGGCCACCGGGGAGGATGACCCACGATGA
- a CDS encoding MarR family winged helix-turn-helix transcriptional regulator — translation MSSRTADLTDRTTATRTLERELSTLIRRLKRVVAERAAEVHPELQPAAYWILTHLEHHGSQRAATVADHLELDKGAVSRHVQHLLDLGLLDRSPDPADGRATLLSLSEDGARRLSTVDQHRRQWFDEVLGSWDDDELAGFADDLSRYNRTLEQARAARDASRP, via the coding sequence ATGAGCAGCCGTACCGCCGACCTCACCGACCGGACCACCGCCACCCGGACGCTGGAGCGGGAGCTCTCGACGTTGATCCGTCGGCTCAAGCGGGTGGTGGCCGAGCGGGCCGCCGAGGTGCACCCCGAGCTGCAGCCGGCGGCGTACTGGATCCTCACCCACCTGGAGCACCACGGCTCCCAGCGGGCCGCCACAGTGGCCGACCACCTCGAGCTCGACAAGGGCGCGGTCAGCCGCCACGTCCAGCACCTGCTCGACCTGGGCCTGCTGGACCGCAGCCCCGACCCCGCCGACGGCCGGGCGACGCTGCTGTCGCTCAGCGAGGACGGCGCCCGCCGGCTGTCGACGGTGGACCAGCACCGCCGCCAGTGGTTCGACGAGGTGCTCGGCTCCTGGGACGACGACGAGCTCGCCGGGTTCGCCGACGACCTCAGCCGCTACAACCGCACCCTGGAGCAGGCGCGCGCGGCGCGCGACGCGAGCCGGCCCTGA